The DNA region CTCTCTTTTCTCAACTATTTTTTCAGCCAAGGGCTGCATCTCTTTTGCTAAGTATATCACATAATCTCTATCTATGTTCTCTTCTTTTAAAAGATCATTTCTCTCATCAAGAAGTTTCTCATAGTTTCTCAATATCTCATAATACTCAAGATCTAAAAGGGAGAAAATATCATCAAAGAAGTCTCTTCTTTGAGTTGCATAGCCATCTATCATAGCATAATCTTTAAAACTAAAAGGAATAGCTATAAATATCTCTTGTATATCCCTAAATCTCTTTACTTTAAATCCATCAAGATATGCTATCTTTTCCTTTTTTATTTCATCATGATGATAGCTAATAGTAATCTCATGAGACTCATTTCCACTTAAAATTTTACCATTTATTTCAAAAAACTTTTCTCCAAGTTTTATAAGTTGATGATCTCTTGCCCCCCTAAAAGATCTTGGATTAGATAAATAAGCAACTGCCTCAAGAATAGAAGTCTTTCCTGAACCATTAGGACCATATATTACATTAATTCCATCCTTAAAATTAGTTTTAAAATCGGAGAAATTTCTAAAATTCCTCAAATAGATACTCTCTATGACCATTCTCTTTTTCTCCATTTTTTCACCCCCTAATAGTAATTTTAAGATATATATATTTTGTCTATATATATTTTATAAAAATGAGTAAAAAAGTCAATGAGAACTATTATAAAACAACTTAACTTGACATTTTAAATATAAATTATAAACTTATAAATGGTTTAGCACTCTTATTGTTAGACTGCTAAATATAACTTGAAGAGGTGAAATAAAAATGGAAGAAAAGGATCTAATAGAGAATGAAGAAAAGGAAAAAACCGAAGAATATGTCCCTAATGAATGGGAGATAAAGTATGTAAGGCTTCAAGCAGAATTTGAAAACTTTCGTCAAAGACTAAGAAGGGAAAAAGAAGAATGGCAAGAAATTGCTAATGCAAGACTTTTGAAAGAGATTGTAGAAATAATGGACAACTTTCAACTTGCTTTAGAATCTATAAAGCATACAAGAAAGAAAGATGCCATAATAGAAGGTGTACAGATGATATATAAACAATTTGAGAATCTTCTGGAAAAAGAGGGTGTAGTAAAAATGGAAACAATAGGTAAAAATTTTGATCCTAATTTGCATGAGGCAGTAGGAATAGAAGAAGTTTCTGATGGAGAGGACAATGTCATTTTAAAAGAAATCTCTCCTGGTTATTTATTCAAAAACAGATTACTAAGACCTGCAAGGGTTATAGTCTCAAAAAAGATACAAAAAAAGGAGGTAGATGAACATGGCGAAGATAGTAGGAATTGATTTAGGAACTACAAACTCTCTAATTGCATATCTTGAAGGTGGAAGGCCTGTGATAATACCAAACGCAGAGGGAAGTAGACTAACCCCCTCCATTGTTGCCTTTACCAAAGATGGACAACTTCTTGTAGGAGAGCCTGCCAAAAGACAAGCAATTGTTAATGCAGAAAGAACTATAAGATCTATTAAAAGACATATGGGAACAAACTATAAGGTAAAAATTGATGATAAAGAATATACTCCTCAGGAAATCTCTGCAATGATTTTAAGAAAACTTAAGAGAGATGCGGAAGCATATTTAGGAGAGAAGATTGAAAAGGCAGTAATAACTGTACCTGCATACTTCTCTGATGCTCAGAGGCAAGCTACAAAGGATGCAGGAGCTATCGCAGGGCTTGAGGTAGTAAGAATAATTAATGAACCTACAGCTGCAGCTCTTGCTTATGGGCTTGATAAAGAGGGACATCAAAAGATTTTGGTCTTTGACCTTGGTGGCGGTACCTTTGATGTATCCATCTTAGAAATTGGAGAAGGAGTATTTGAAGTAATAGCTACTGCAGGAAATAATAGACTTGGCGGAGATGACTTTGATGAAAGGATTGTAAACTGGCTGATTGAAAACTTCATGGAAGAACATGGAATTAATTTAAGAGAGGATAAAACTGCCCTACAGAGACTATATGAGGCAGCTGAAAAAGCAAAGATTGAGCTTTCCTCAAAATTACAAACAGAAATCAATCTTCCTTTCATTGCAATGAAAGGAAATACTCCATTACATCTTTCCTATACACTCACAAGAGCAAAATTTGAAGAATTAACCTATGACTTGGTAGAAAAAACCAAAGAGCCTACCGAAAGAGCCTTGAAAGATGCAGGTCTTTCTCCA from Dictyoglomus turgidum DSM 6724 includes:
- a CDS encoding nucleotide exchange factor GrpE; the encoded protein is MEEKDLIENEEKEKTEEYVPNEWEIKYVRLQAEFENFRQRLRREKEEWQEIANARLLKEIVEIMDNFQLALESIKHTRKKDAIIEGVQMIYKQFENLLEKEGVVKMETIGKNFDPNLHEAVGIEEVSDGEDNVILKEISPGYLFKNRLLRPARVIVSKKIQKKEVDEHGEDSRN
- the recF gene encoding DNA replication/repair protein RecF (All proteins in this family for which functions are known are DNA-binding proteins that assist the filamentation of RecA onto DNA for the initiation of recombination or recombinational repair.), with translation MEKKRMVIESIYLRNFRNFSDFKTNFKDGINVIYGPNGSGKTSILEAVAYLSNPRSFRGARDHQLIKLGEKFFEINGKILSGNESHEITISYHHDEIKKEKIAYLDGFKVKRFRDIQEIFIAIPFSFKDYAMIDGYATQRRDFFDDIFSLLDLEYYEILRNYEKLLDERNDLLKEENIDRDYVIYLAKEMQPLAEKIVEKRETMIKELSKYLDPMFKVEYISEFKGKNIVDYIEEDIARGITTVGPHVHDDYTFYYKGNPAKYFASEGQKRLLYLSLVLAFRKLIEETKLYEPVFLFDDPVNVLDPHLLEKFISHLSGQVIIASLSPLLGAYNIGLTLEG